A single genomic interval of Armigeres subalbatus isolate Guangzhou_Male chromosome 1, GZ_Asu_2, whole genome shotgun sequence harbors:
- the LOC134224432 gene encoding uncharacterized protein LOC134224432 has translation MNKRPAFFVDEAYNDDNLELPHADFSAYCRLCFSISQLEPLFASRQDQDNYRVVGIVEMCTGIKLSPKTDNPASICLQCRLTMDEFFSFRKLCQRLDRVYRRKKFESAAAAKYTAAVEYNQNGVAEPAAVLEPMVMIPNAPAPPDVQLETTSSDTIPMELPDETCATIVAAEPSALEASAVAEGAAPESFIVHELSDEEDRAANSTEVTAMETMVAFDLSEENDDPFIKMANDWYCCKMCSRLYQSFILLVDHLRDIHPEKAQILRDKSKEYLFRAKESDLQALKHEKSILFKCDLCDTLLSNRHCVMRHRWRYHGAFDDCRKITCRVASCECFFMETKALNRHLEIVHKRFSKTKNKPATTGTDSTVVVEDIEEDDDVVVVTDEATQQEYHGENVVQIDDY, from the exons ATGAACAAGCGACCAGCCTTTTTCGTAGACGAAGCCTATAACGATGATAATCTGGAACT GCCGCACGCAGACTTTTCTGCCTACTGTCGATTGTGCTTCTCGATCTCCCAGCTGGAGCCGCTGTTCGCAAGCCGGCAGGACCAGGACAACTACCGGGTGGTTGGCATAGTGGAGATGTGCACCGGAATCAAATTAAGCCCCAAAACGGACAACCCGGCCTCGATTTGCCTCCAGTGTCGGCTCACGATGGACGAGTTCTTTAGCTTCCGGAAGCTGTGCCAGCGTCTGGATCGAGTGTACCGACGTAAAAAGTTCGAATCGGCAGCCGCAGCTAAGTACACAGCGGCTGTGGAATACAATCAAAATGGGGTTGCTGAGCCGGCCGCTGTTTTGGAACCAATGGTTATGATACCAAATGCTCCAGCACCACCAGATGTGCAACTTGAAACCACCTCCAGTGATACTATACCGATGGAATTGCCGGATGAAACGTGTGCCACAATAGTTGCTGCTGAACCTTCAGCACTTGAAGCTTCTGCTGTCGCGGAAGGCGCTGCTCCAGAATCCTTTATCGTCCACGAACTATCTGACGAGGAAGATCGCGCTGCGAACAGCACCGAAGTAACCGCTATGGAAACTATGGTTGCGTTCGACCTGAGCGAGGAGAACGATGATCCATTCATTAAGATGGCTAACGATTGGTACTGCTGCAAGATGTGCTCCCGCCTGTATCAATCGTTCATCCTATTGGTGGACCACCTTCGGGACATACATCCAGAAAAAGCGCAAATATTGCGCGACAAATCAAAAGAATATCTCTTCAGAGCGAAAGAAAGCGACCTGCAAGCGCTGAAACATGAAAAGAGCATCCTTTTCAAGTGTGACTTGTGCGATACGCTGTTAAGCAACAGGCATTGCGTCATGCGGCACCGTTGGCGGTATCACGGCGCCTTCGACGATTGTCGTAAAATCACCTGTAGGGTCGCTTCCTGTGAGTGCTTCTTTATGGAGACGAAAGCTCTGAATCGCCATCTGGAGATTGTTCACAAACGGTTTAGTAAGACAAAAAATAAACCTGCCACAACCGGAACCGACAGCACCGTTGTCGTCGAAGATATCGAAGAGGACGATGATGTGGTGGTTGTTACGGATGAAGCCACCCAACAGGAGTACCACGGTGAGAATGTTGTGCAAATCGATGATTACTAA